The Flavobacterium sp. K5-23 genome segment AAAATTTTAAATTAATTATCGAACTCTGTAAAAAAGAGTTTATTTGATAACCTACCTAATAAACAGCTACTATGAAAACAAAAATATTTTCTTTCGTTTTGATGTTTACAACCATTGTAAGTTTTGCTCAACAAGATGCTCAATTTTCACAATATATGTACAACACAATCAATATCAATCCAGCATATGCTGGGTCGAGAGGTGCCTTGAGTATTTTTGCCTTACATCGTACCCAATGGGTAGGACTTGACGGTGCCCCTGTAACAAATGCAGTATCCATAAATACCCCGCTCAACGAGAGTAGATTGGGGTTAGGTGTATCCATAATAAATGACAAAATAGGACCTACAAGAGAAAATACCATTTCAGCCGATTTGTCCTATACGGTACCAACATCAGATACTTTCAAGCTCTCTTTTGGGATAAAAGCAACCGCAAATTTATTCAATTTAGATGTTAGTCGCTTGAATCCTGTGAATAGTGGCGATCCTAGCTTGCAGAATTTTGATAACAAATTCTCCCCTAATATTGGAGCAGGTGTTTATTACCATTCGGATAAAGCATATATAGGGCTTTCAGTTCCTAATTTTATTGAAACTAATCGCTACAATGATAACGAAGTGGCAATTTTTAAAGAAAAAATTAATTACTACTTAATAGCAGGTTATGTATTTGATTTAAATAATTATTTAAAATTCAAGCCTGCCCTATTAACTAAAATGGTAGAAGGAGCTCCGCTTCAGGTAGATGTTTCTGGGAACTTTATGATAAATGACAAATTTGTTTTGGGAGTCGCGTATAGATGGAGCGCAGCTGTAAGTGCAATGGCAGGTTTTCAAGTGTCAGATGCCTTATATATAGGTTATGGATACGATCTGGAAACTACCAATTTAGATAATTATAATTCCGGTTCGCATGAAATATTCCTGCGATTTGAATTATTCAACAAAAATAAAAAAATGACTTCTCCTAGATTCTTCTAAAACATAATATTATGAAAACTAAAATGACAATCTCAATTCTAATAGTTCTTGTTTTTTCATTATATAGTCAAGCACAAAATGGAAACAAAACTATTAATGACAATAAACAAACAAACTATACCAACTTCGAAGCCATAAAAACCTATGAAAGAGTTGCTGAAAAAGGATATAAATCGATTGATATATTTCGAAAATTAGGCGACTCACATTATTTTAATGGAGATATGACAAAGGCAGCTAAATGGTACGGAGAATTATTCATAATGACAACAAACTTAGAATCAGTATACTATTACCGCTATTCAGATGCTTTGAAACAAACAGGTAATAATGACAAATCTAAAGAGATGTTTGAAAAATTCAACGAATTATCCGAAGTTGATAATAGGTGAAATTATTAAATTTTTACGTAATAATAGTCCCTTTATATACATCTAATAACTTAAGATTTTAGTAAACATCTCGTAATGTCAGAAGTAAAAAAACACATTAAAAGATAAATAATACTTCTAAAACTAATATCATGAAAACCGGAAAACTTATTCTCATAACATTTATTTGCAGCTTCACTTTCAACTGTTTGGCCCAAACGAACTATGCTTCTAAACCAGATGTAATAAAAGAAAACGCTCAAAAAACGAATCAAAAACTATTAAAAAAAACAACAAAAACATATCATGTAGAAGAAAACATAAATATGACATTTGGAGGCTACACTACTAACTATGTTGTTTCTGATAAAAAATTAGTAAACACAAATGATTTAGGGCCAAACAATACCAGAGTTGTAACACTGAAAATTGATGAAGAAGTAAAAGAAATATTAAGTACACCTGAAACAATTACAAACACAATTAAACCTGTCTTAGTATCTAA includes the following:
- a CDS encoding tetratricopeptide repeat protein → MKTKMTISILIVLVFSLYSQAQNGNKTINDNKQTNYTNFEAIKTYERVAEKGYKSIDIFRKLGDSHYFNGDMTKAAKWYGELFIMTTNLESVYYYRYSDALKQTGNNDKSKEMFEKFNELSEVDNR
- a CDS encoding type IX secretion system membrane protein PorP/SprF, which produces MKTKIFSFVLMFTTIVSFAQQDAQFSQYMYNTININPAYAGSRGALSIFALHRTQWVGLDGAPVTNAVSINTPLNESRLGLGVSIINDKIGPTRENTISADLSYTVPTSDTFKLSFGIKATANLFNLDVSRLNPVNSGDPSLQNFDNKFSPNIGAGVYYHSDKAYIGLSVPNFIETNRYNDNEVAIFKEKINYYLIAGYVFDLNNYLKFKPALLTKMVEGAPLQVDVSGNFMINDKFVLGVAYRWSAAVSAMAGFQVSDALYIGYGYDLETTNLDNYNSGSHEIFLRFELFNKNKKMTSPRFF